A single window of Leclercia adecarboxylata DNA harbors:
- a CDS encoding response regulator transcription factor gives MDNVIWLIDDDASVRESLVFLLSGMHWRVEPYESIAAFTAAHGEEKALTGCLLLDMRMPGKGGLAWLEEGAWPWPLLPVILMTGHGTIDACRRAFHNGVFEFFTKPLDADKLIESITAALAESQQRIVRWQEARRVRALFEQLTAREHEVLLALMEGSSNKEVAARLNLSPRTVEAHRAAVFVKLGVSSLVQAIREYDKLQSVELPG, from the coding sequence ATGGATAACGTCATCTGGTTAATTGACGATGATGCGTCTGTCAGGGAGTCGCTGGTTTTTCTGCTCTCCGGGATGCACTGGCGCGTTGAACCCTATGAGAGTATTGCCGCCTTTACCGCCGCCCACGGCGAAGAAAAAGCCCTGACCGGCTGCCTGCTGCTGGATATGCGCATGCCGGGCAAAGGCGGGCTGGCCTGGCTGGAGGAGGGAGCATGGCCCTGGCCGCTGCTGCCGGTGATCCTGATGACCGGCCACGGCACCATTGATGCCTGTCGACGAGCGTTTCATAACGGTGTATTTGAATTTTTCACCAAGCCGCTGGATGCCGACAAGCTGATCGAATCCATTACCGCCGCGCTGGCGGAGAGCCAGCAACGGATAGTGCGCTGGCAGGAGGCCCGACGGGTCAGGGCGCTGTTTGAGCAGCTCACCGCCCGGGAACACGAAGTGCTGCTGGCCCTGATGGAGGGGAGCAGTAATAAAGAGGTCGCCGCCCGGCTAAACCTCTCGCCGCGAACGGTGGAAGCGCACCGTGCGGCGGTGTTTGTCAAGCTGGGGGTCTCCAGCCTGGTGCAGGCCATCCGGGAATACGACAAATTGCAATCCGTAGAACTACCAGGATAA
- a CDS encoding GlcG/HbpS family heme-binding protein — translation MKKLMMAAVCVAGMVSVSAHAQSVAQKNLSLTQANALASAAIQACTAKNYQVSVTVVDRAGVVKAVQRTDNAGPHTLKASEMKAFTALSTKNASGKVMESAQSNAGAQNLRDIPGLLLLAGGLPVKEGDEVIGAIGIGGAPGGHLDEACAQQAIDGMKTL, via the coding sequence ATGAAAAAGTTAATGATGGCAGCAGTTTGTGTAGCAGGAATGGTCAGCGTATCGGCGCACGCCCAGTCCGTGGCGCAAAAAAATCTCTCCCTGACCCAGGCGAACGCCCTGGCCAGCGCGGCCATTCAGGCCTGCACGGCGAAAAATTATCAGGTCAGCGTCACTGTGGTGGATCGTGCCGGGGTCGTTAAAGCGGTACAGCGCACGGACAACGCCGGTCCGCACACCCTGAAAGCCAGCGAGATGAAAGCCTTTACCGCGCTCAGCACCAAAAATGCCTCGGGCAAAGTGATGGAGTCCGCGCAAAGCAACGCCGGAGCGCAGAACCTGCGTGATATTCCGGGCCTGCTGCTGCTGGCGGGTGGATTGCCGGTTAAGGAAGGGGATGAAGTGATCGGGGCCATCGGGATTGGCGGCGCGCCGGGTGGGCATCTGGATGAAGCCTGCGCCCAGCAAGCGATTGATGGTATGAAGACGTTGTAA
- a CDS encoding MBL fold metallo-hydrolase — MIVLCKTCGTSYDVTSEPQQCAICEDERQYVPATGQEWINFSTLTATHTNKWQQLEASLLSIKTVPAFAISQRAILLRTPQGNVLWDCIANLDPATHALVTALGGIDAIAISHPHYYSTMQDWAAAFNAPVYLHASDRQWVMRSSPALRFWEGDSLELAPDVTLLRLGGHFAGGTVLHWNLDGGVLLAGDILQVTPGKDAVSFMWSYPNMLPLLASEVSEIAARLDDVRFERLYGAFEGQNISASAREIVMRSVQKYIACLNSGPVGKLEKP; from the coding sequence ATGATCGTCCTCTGTAAAACCTGCGGCACGTCGTACGACGTGACCAGCGAACCGCAACAGTGCGCCATATGCGAAGATGAACGCCAGTACGTGCCCGCGACGGGGCAGGAATGGATCAATTTCAGCACCCTGACCGCCACCCACACCAACAAGTGGCAACAGCTCGAAGCCAGCCTTTTGAGCATCAAAACCGTTCCCGCATTTGCCATCAGCCAGCGGGCGATCCTGCTGCGCACCCCGCAGGGTAACGTGCTGTGGGACTGCATCGCCAACCTTGACCCCGCCACCCACGCGCTGGTGACGGCGCTGGGCGGGATCGACGCTATTGCCATCTCCCACCCGCACTACTACAGCACCATGCAGGACTGGGCCGCGGCCTTTAATGCCCCTGTGTATCTGCATGCCAGCGACCGGCAGTGGGTGATGCGCAGCAGTCCCGCCCTGCGCTTCTGGGAGGGGGATTCCCTTGAGCTCGCCCCGGACGTCACGCTGCTGCGGCTGGGCGGCCATTTTGCCGGCGGCACGGTGCTGCACTGGAATCTCGACGGGGGCGTGCTGCTGGCCGGGGATATCCTGCAGGTGACCCCCGGAAAAGACGCGGTTTCCTTTATGTGGAGCTATCCGAATATGCTGCCGCTGCTGGCCAGCGAGGTGAGCGAAATCGCCGCCCGTCTGGACGATGTGCGTTTCGAACGGCTCTACGGCGCCTTTGAAGGGCAGAACATTTCCGCTAGCGCGCGGGAGATTGTCATGCGGTCGGTCCAGAAATATATTGCTTGTCTGAACTCGGGCCCGGTGGGTAAACTCGAAAAACCGTGA
- a CDS encoding carbonic anhydrase encodes MQHIIEGFLSFQKEVFPQRKDLFRSLASSQNPKALFISCSDSRLVPELVTQQDPGQLFVIRNAGNIVPPFGPEPGGVSATIEYAVVALGITDIVICGHSNCGAMKAIADNANLEPMPAVSHWLRYSDAAKAVVENKTWDNPTDKVNAMVQENVFAQLSNIKTHPSVAVGLRNNAIRLHGWVYDIESGAILALDKDSKTFVSLSDNPGVYFE; translated from the coding sequence ATGCAACATATCATTGAAGGTTTTCTCAGCTTTCAAAAAGAAGTTTTTCCGCAACGTAAAGACCTCTTCCGCAGTCTGGCCTCCAGCCAGAATCCCAAAGCGCTGTTTATCTCCTGTTCTGACAGCCGCCTGGTGCCGGAATTAGTCACCCAGCAGGATCCGGGACAGCTCTTTGTCATTCGTAATGCTGGCAACATCGTGCCGCCTTTCGGCCCGGAGCCGGGCGGCGTCTCCGCCACCATCGAATACGCGGTAGTGGCGCTGGGTATCACCGACATCGTGATCTGCGGCCACTCGAACTGCGGCGCGATGAAGGCGATTGCCGACAACGCCAATCTCGAGCCCATGCCTGCGGTATCACACTGGCTGCGTTACTCCGATGCCGCCAAAGCGGTGGTGGAGAATAAGACCTGGGACAACCCGACCGACAAAGTTAACGCCATGGTGCAGGAAAACGTCTTCGCCCAGCTGAGCAACATCAAAACTCACCCTTCTGTGGCGGTAGGCCTGCGTAACAACGCCATCCGTCTGCACGGCTGGGTTTACGATATCGAAAGCGGGGCAATTCTCGCTCTCGATAAAGATTCAAAAACCTTCGTCTCTCTGTCAGACAACCCTGGCGTTTACTTCGAGTAA
- a CDS encoding FAD-NAD(P)-binding protein yields the protein MKRIAIIGAGPTGIYTFFSLLNHRTPLCITVFEQAEKAGVGMPYSDEENSKMMLANIASIEIPPLVSTYIDWLRSLDDAHLARYGVEQSTLHVRQFLPRILLGEYFRDQFVQLVDRAKKAGFDIEVRESCQVTDVEATPDGVNILTEEESAPKLFDLVVIATGHVWPDEDNASRSFFPSPWSGLMEAKIRACNVGIMGTSLSGLDAAMAVAVQHGKFIEADNEQIQFRLDEGSEALKIVLMSRSGILPEADFYCPIPYEPLTLATEPAIDAAIEQGSEGLLDRIFDLIVAELQHADPQWSDAVALETLTADSIRDAWFADRERHGPFRWAVSNLDEVERNKRDKRTVPWRYTILRLHEAVEKIVPHLTKQDKERFKVGLARIFIDNYAAIPSQSIRRLLALREAGVISILTLGDDYEMALKEDRTVIHARDEAWYFDVFIDARGQQPLKTKDLPFPVLRHQLESAGEDIPDVGDDYTLLAPDYLRGKIAFGALPYLMHDRPFVQGLVVCAEIGEAMAKAAVQPASRVRRRLPFTTE from the coding sequence ATGAAAAGGATCGCAATTATCGGCGCAGGGCCGACCGGCATTTATACGTTTTTTTCGCTACTTAACCATCGGACGCCGCTTTGCATCACGGTCTTCGAGCAGGCCGAAAAAGCCGGCGTCGGCATGCCCTACAGCGACGAAGAGAACTCTAAAATGATGCTGGCTAACATCGCCAGTATCGAAATCCCCCCTCTGGTTTCAACCTACATTGACTGGCTGCGTAGTCTGGACGATGCGCATCTGGCGCGCTACGGCGTGGAGCAATCAACCCTGCACGTCCGGCAGTTTCTGCCGCGCATTCTACTGGGGGAGTATTTCCGCGATCAATTTGTGCAGCTGGTCGATCGGGCCAAAAAAGCGGGTTTTGACATCGAGGTGCGCGAGTCCTGCCAGGTCACCGACGTGGAGGCAACCCCTGACGGGGTCAATATTTTGACTGAAGAGGAATCTGCGCCGAAGCTGTTCGATCTGGTCGTTATCGCCACCGGTCACGTCTGGCCTGATGAAGATAATGCCTCCCGCTCCTTTTTCCCCAGCCCCTGGTCCGGGCTGATGGAGGCAAAAATTCGCGCCTGCAACGTGGGCATTATGGGCACCTCGCTGAGCGGGCTGGACGCGGCGATGGCTGTCGCCGTTCAGCATGGCAAATTCATTGAAGCCGATAATGAACAGATCCAGTTCCGGCTGGACGAGGGCAGCGAAGCGCTGAAGATCGTGCTAATGTCCCGCTCGGGCATCCTGCCGGAAGCCGACTTTTACTGCCCCATCCCCTACGAGCCGCTCACCCTCGCCACGGAACCGGCAATAGACGCCGCAATTGAACAGGGCTCTGAGGGCTTACTCGACCGCATTTTTGATCTTATCGTTGCCGAGCTGCAGCACGCCGACCCGCAGTGGAGCGACGCGGTGGCGTTAGAGACCCTGACGGCCGACAGCATACGCGACGCCTGGTTTGCCGACAGGGAAAGACATGGCCCGTTCCGCTGGGCGGTATCTAACCTCGATGAAGTGGAACGCAACAAGCGCGACAAACGCACGGTGCCCTGGCGCTACACCATCCTGCGGCTACACGAGGCCGTTGAGAAGATTGTGCCCCACCTGACAAAACAGGACAAAGAGCGCTTTAAGGTCGGCCTGGCGCGTATTTTCATCGATAACTATGCGGCAATTCCGTCCCAGTCTATCCGCAGACTGCTGGCCCTGCGCGAGGCGGGCGTTATCAGCATTCTGACCCTGGGTGACGATTATGAAATGGCGTTAAAAGAGGACCGGACGGTGATCCATGCCCGGGATGAAGCCTGGTATTTCGATGTGTTTATCGATGCGCGCGGGCAGCAACCGCTCAAAACGAAAGATCTGCCGTTTCCGGTCCTGCGCCACCAGCTGGAATCCGCCGGGGAGGATATCCCCGACGTTGGGGACGATTACACCCTTCTGGCCCCCGACTACCTGCGCGGAAAAATCGCTTTCGGTGCCCTGCCGTACCTGATGCACGATCGCCCCTTCGTGCAGGGGCTGGTGGTGTGCGCCGAAATCGGCGAGGCGATGGCAAAAGCCGCGGTGCAGCCCGCCTCGCGCGTGCGTCGTCGGCTGCCGTTTACGACAGAGTAA
- a CDS encoding DMSO/selenate family reductase complex A subunit — translation MSERKEKREALFPEITRRGLLKAGSALVTLPFVMSGKAMAAKTAAGTAQASAESAERVVQTCSTFDCGGKCDIRAHVADGVVTQITTRPDSALDPQMPVMRACVRGRSYRKFVYHPDRLKYPMKRVGKRGEGKFERISWEEATTLIADNLQRITAKYGPACRFVHNNTATSGGTFSGDKMMRRLLNLTGGYLEYYHSVSMGNTAAATPYTYGTAASGNSLDTLADTKLVILWGHNPNETIFGHTNHYFQQMKQNGTRFIVVDPRYSDTVASLADEWIPLLPATDNALMDAMMYVIVSENLHDKAFIERYTQGFDEASMPEGVPANESLVAYLMGDKDGQVKTPEWAEKITRVPAQTIRQLARDYANTKPAALIQGWGPQRHNCGERTARGSTLLATLTGNVGIKGGWAAGYGGCGNRKFAAGPEMPDNPVKESISIMNWVQAADDASKVTAEAGLKGADKLNSNIRILFSLAGNYLANQNPDLHQAVKVLEDESKIEFIVASDLYMTPSARYADLLLPETSFMERWNIGETWGTASYLILSEKLIEPEFERRSDYDWQREVAAKLAIEPQFSEGRTEQEWIEHIWEQTRLSMPDEQLPTFAELREKRQHLFKSKPYVAFEDNIRDPQNHPFPTPSGKIEIFSKRLYDMNNPEIPALSHYVPAHEGPEDALAKQFPLQLITWKGKNRANSTQYANPWLQEVQVQKLWINPMDAQQRGIRQGDSVRIHNQRGVCQVPAEVTQRIIPGVVAMQAGAWWQPDAEGVDHGGCANVLSSARITPLAKGNSHQTMLVEVAKYEPAV, via the coding sequence ATGTCAGAACGCAAAGAAAAAAGGGAGGCGCTTTTTCCCGAAATCACGCGCAGAGGCCTACTCAAGGCGGGCTCAGCCCTGGTGACGCTGCCCTTTGTCATGTCCGGTAAAGCAATGGCCGCGAAAACCGCTGCCGGTACGGCGCAGGCGTCCGCGGAGAGCGCAGAACGCGTCGTCCAGACCTGCAGCACCTTCGACTGTGGCGGTAAATGCGATATTCGCGCCCACGTCGCGGACGGCGTGGTGACACAGATCACCACTCGCCCGGATAGCGCGCTCGATCCGCAGATGCCGGTGATGCGCGCCTGCGTGCGCGGCCGGAGCTATCGCAAGTTTGTCTATCACCCGGATCGTCTGAAATATCCGATGAAGCGCGTCGGCAAACGGGGGGAGGGGAAGTTTGAACGCATTTCCTGGGAAGAAGCCACCACGCTTATCGCCGACAACCTGCAACGCATCACCGCCAAATATGGCCCGGCGTGCCGCTTTGTGCACAACAATACCGCCACCAGCGGGGGCACCTTCTCCGGCGATAAAATGATGCGTCGTCTGCTCAATCTCACCGGGGGCTATCTGGAGTATTACCACTCGGTGAGCATGGGCAACACCGCCGCCGCGACGCCCTATACCTACGGCACGGCCGCCAGCGGTAACTCGCTGGATACCCTGGCCGACACGAAGCTGGTGATCCTCTGGGGACACAACCCGAACGAAACCATCTTCGGCCACACCAACCACTATTTTCAGCAGATGAAACAGAACGGTACCCGCTTTATCGTCGTCGATCCGCGTTATTCCGATACCGTGGCGTCGCTGGCCGATGAGTGGATCCCGCTGCTGCCCGCCACCGACAACGCCCTGATGGACGCCATGATGTACGTCATCGTCAGCGAAAACCTGCACGATAAAGCCTTTATCGAACGCTATACCCAGGGCTTCGACGAGGCCTCCATGCCGGAAGGCGTGCCCGCCAACGAGTCGCTGGTGGCTTACCTGATGGGGGATAAAGACGGTCAGGTCAAAACCCCGGAGTGGGCGGAAAAGATCACCCGTGTTCCGGCACAAACGATTCGCCAGCTGGCGCGGGATTACGCTAACACCAAACCGGCGGCGTTGATTCAGGGCTGGGGGCCTCAACGACACAACTGTGGCGAGCGTACCGCCCGCGGTTCGACGCTGCTGGCGACTCTTACCGGCAATGTCGGCATCAAAGGCGGCTGGGCGGCGGGATACGGCGGCTGCGGCAACCGTAAATTCGCGGCGGGCCCGGAGATGCCAGACAACCCGGTCAAAGAGAGCATCTCGATCATGAACTGGGTGCAGGCCGCCGATGATGCCAGCAAAGTGACGGCGGAAGCGGGGCTCAAAGGGGCGGATAAACTCAACAGCAATATCCGTATCCTCTTCTCGCTGGCGGGTAACTATCTGGCGAACCAGAACCCGGATCTGCATCAGGCGGTGAAGGTGCTGGAGGATGAGTCGAAAATTGAGTTTATCGTCGCCAGCGACCTCTACATGACCCCGAGCGCCCGCTATGCGGATCTGCTGTTGCCGGAAACCAGCTTTATGGAGCGCTGGAACATCGGGGAAACCTGGGGGACGGCAAGCTACCTGATCCTGTCGGAAAAGCTGATCGAGCCGGAGTTTGAACGCCGCTCTGACTATGACTGGCAGCGTGAAGTGGCCGCTAAGCTGGCGATTGAGCCGCAGTTCAGCGAAGGCCGCACCGAGCAGGAGTGGATTGAACATATCTGGGAGCAGACCCGCCTCTCCATGCCGGATGAGCAGTTGCCGACGTTCGCCGAGCTGCGGGAAAAACGTCAGCACCTCTTCAAAAGCAAGCCGTATGTGGCCTTTGAAGACAACATCCGCGATCCGCAGAATCACCCCTTCCCGACGCCGTCCGGGAAAATTGAGATCTTCTCGAAGCGTCTGTACGACATGAACAACCCGGAAATCCCGGCGCTGTCGCATTACGTTCCGGCACACGAAGGCCCGGAAGATGCGCTCGCGAAGCAGTTCCCGCTCCAGCTGATCACCTGGAAAGGAAAGAACCGCGCCAACTCCACGCAGTATGCCAACCCCTGGCTGCAGGAAGTGCAGGTCCAGAAACTGTGGATCAACCCGATGGATGCCCAGCAGCGGGGGATCCGCCAGGGGGACAGCGTGCGCATTCACAACCAGCGCGGTGTCTGCCAGGTGCCGGCGGAGGTGACCCAGCGCATTATACCTGGGGTGGTCGCCATGCAGGCCGGGGCCTGGTGGCAGCCGGATGCCGAAGGCGTCGATCACGGCGGGTGTGCCAACGTTCTGAGCTCCGCACGTATTACTCCGCTTGCGAAAGGCAATTCTCATCAAACCATGCTTGTGGAGGTCGCAAAGTATGAGCCAGCAGTATAA
- a CDS encoding DMSO/selenate family reductase complex B subunit, which translates to MSQQYKEYPPVSDKQLGFFIDSSRCSGCKACQVACKDKHNLEVGRRFRRVYEVKGGGFIPTGQGGYANNVYAFTLSISCNHCADPICTKNCPTTAMHKRPGDGIVRVDTNKCVGCGYCAWSCPYGAPQMNEEAGQMSKCDFCVDLQAKGEQPICVATCPLGAIQFGPIEELRAKYGNLCDVQGLPASSITQPNLVIKPHQGAEKEEQPHA; encoded by the coding sequence ATGAGCCAGCAGTATAAGGAATACCCACCGGTCAGCGATAAGCAGCTTGGCTTTTTCATTGACTCATCACGTTGCTCCGGGTGCAAAGCCTGCCAGGTGGCCTGTAAAGACAAGCATAACCTCGAGGTGGGGCGACGTTTCCGTCGCGTCTATGAGGTGAAGGGCGGCGGCTTTATCCCGACCGGACAGGGGGGCTATGCCAATAACGTCTATGCCTTCACCCTGTCGATCTCCTGCAACCACTGCGCGGATCCGATTTGCACCAAAAACTGCCCGACCACGGCGATGCATAAGCGCCCGGGGGATGGCATTGTCCGCGTCGATACCAACAAATGCGTCGGCTGCGGCTACTGCGCCTGGTCGTGCCCTTACGGCGCGCCGCAGATGAATGAGGAGGCCGGGCAGATGTCAAAATGCGATTTCTGCGTGGATTTGCAGGCCAAAGGCGAACAGCCGATCTGCGTCGCCACCTGCCCGTTGGGGGCGATCCAGTTCGGGCCGATCGAGGAGTTGCGCGCGAAGTATGGCAATCTCTGCGACGTGCAGGGCCTGCCGGCGTCGTCCATTACTCAGCCCAATCTGGTGATTAAACCGCATCAGGGTGCAGAAAAAGAGGAACAGCCGCATGCATGA
- a CDS encoding dimethyl sulfoxide reductase anchor subunit family protein, which yields MHELPLLIFTLLVQGSVGMTLFLTLSARAGSRVPEVKPQLLPGMLIACIASGLGLMVSTLHLGYPLNAFNALRHVASSWLSREIVFASLYLAALGLCTLVMLVRKQLNPLLLPLAAVLGLIDVWCMSAIYAHTSVITWSHFNTWLMFYGAVGVLGAVALAWLPMLKARSVARERQSVMRFAAAMVVAIVAIRLLAQPDYMAHLASASLSGVITLPHQPMEIFTRLSGLRLLSWTLSAVGALLFAVSAWRQGKFGLMVGSLLLVLSEVLFRFMFFCIN from the coding sequence ATGCATGAGTTACCGCTTCTGATTTTTACCCTGCTGGTACAAGGCTCGGTTGGCATGACCCTCTTCCTGACGCTATCTGCCCGGGCGGGATCGCGCGTGCCGGAGGTCAAACCCCAGCTGCTGCCGGGCATGCTGATAGCCTGTATTGCCAGCGGCCTGGGGCTGATGGTTTCCACCCTGCACCTCGGCTATCCGCTCAACGCGTTTAATGCCCTGCGCCACGTCGCCAGCTCATGGCTGAGCCGTGAGATCGTCTTTGCCAGCCTCTATCTGGCTGCACTTGGGCTTTGCACGCTGGTGATGCTGGTCAGAAAGCAGCTGAACCCGCTGTTACTGCCCTTGGCCGCCGTGCTGGGGCTTATTGACGTCTGGTGCATGAGTGCGATCTATGCTCATACCTCCGTCATTACCTGGAGCCATTTCAACACCTGGCTGATGTTTTACGGTGCCGTTGGCGTGCTGGGCGCGGTGGCGCTGGCATGGCTGCCGATGCTCAAAGCACGCTCCGTGGCCCGGGAGCGACAGTCAGTGATGCGCTTCGCGGCGGCGATGGTGGTGGCGATTGTCGCCATACGTCTGCTGGCACAGCCGGACTATATGGCTCATCTGGCAAGTGCCAGCCTGAGCGGCGTTATCACCCTGCCGCACCAGCCGATGGAGATCTTCACCCGGCTAAGCGGTCTGCGGCTGCTGAGCTGGACTTTATCCGCGGTCGGGGCGCTGCTGTTTGCGGTAAGCGCATGGCGTCAGGGCAAGTTCGGGTTGATGGTCGGTAGCCTGCTGCTGGTGCTGTCTGAAGTGTTGTTCCGCTTTATGTTCTTCTGCATTAACTGA
- a CDS encoding 4Fe-4S binding protein: MARFRLTQIPAPPGVGESCLRKQLPRHDCQACMVACPVQAITAPATTPVINEAECLQCGRCLFVCPADALQNIRPETRHFTASTLVAPFSTLEPSVEELLMWHQQHGIRAVEMEMDAFPGWVRAVAALNIRLRELNAPVWQIVAPQRKAINTGRRHFIKVREVDVQSSTVSVGVRARRQTFSALSEYQLSLDRAQCTVCGACARVCMEKALSRGEGALTFSSSSCTGCNSCAVVCPVDAIRIHRQVGENRVLHFPWIQKTCRCCQRAFYTFDPETERCAVCQRHKYGMREA; the protein is encoded by the coding sequence ATGGCGCGCTTTCGCCTGACGCAGATCCCCGCGCCGCCCGGCGTGGGGGAGTCCTGCTTGCGCAAACAGCTTCCCCGCCACGACTGTCAGGCGTGTATGGTGGCGTGCCCGGTGCAGGCCATTACCGCCCCTGCCACCACGCCGGTGATTAACGAGGCTGAATGCCTGCAATGCGGCCGCTGCCTGTTCGTCTGTCCGGCGGATGCGCTGCAAAACATTCGGCCTGAAACCCGCCACTTTACGGCATCGACGCTGGTTGCGCCTTTTTCCACGCTGGAGCCGTCCGTAGAGGAATTGCTGATGTGGCATCAGCAGCACGGGATCCGGGCGGTGGAAATGGAGATGGATGCGTTTCCCGGCTGGGTGCGCGCCGTCGCAGCCCTGAATATCCGGCTTCGGGAACTGAATGCCCCTGTCTGGCAGATCGTTGCGCCGCAGCGAAAAGCGATCAACACCGGGAGGCGACACTTTATTAAGGTTCGCGAAGTGGACGTCCAGTCATCCACCGTGAGCGTCGGGGTTCGGGCCCGTCGTCAGACTTTCTCAGCACTCAGCGAATATCAGCTGTCGTTAGATCGGGCGCAATGCACGGTCTGTGGGGCCTGCGCCAGGGTCTGTATGGAGAAGGCGCTGAGCCGGGGCGAGGGGGCGCTGACGTTCTCGTCGTCATCCTGTACCGGCTGCAACAGCTGCGCCGTGGTCTGCCCCGTGGACGCGATTCGCATCCACAGACAGGTGGGTGAAAACAGGGTGTTGCACTTTCCGTGGATTCAAAAAACCTGCCGATGCTGTCAGCGGGCTTTTTATACCTTTGATCCGGAAACAGAACGCTGTGCGGTGTGTCAGCGGCATAAGTACGGAATGCGGGAAGCATAA
- the mdtK gene encoding MdtK family multidrug efflux MATE transporter codes for MQKYLIEARQLLALAIPVILAQIAQTSMGFVDTVMAGGYSATDMAAVAIGTSIWLPAILFGHGLLLALTPTIAQLNGSGRRERIAHQIRQGFWLAGFVSVLIMIVLWNAGYIIHAMRNIDPALADKAVGYLRALLWGTPGYLFFQVARNQCEGLAKTKPGMVMGFIGLLVNIPVNYVFIYGHFGMPELGGVGCGVATAAVYWVMFFGMLSYVKRARSMRDIRYEAGFSKPDMAVVKRLVQLGLPIALALFFEVTLFAVVALLVSPLGIVDVAGHQIALNFSSLMFVLPLSLAASVTIRVGYRLGQGSTLDAQTAARTGIGVGVCMAVCTALFTVTLREQIALLYNDNPEVVILASQLMLLAAIYQISDSIQVIGSGVLRGYKDTRSIFFITFIAYWVLGLPSGYILALTDLVVDRMGPAGFWMGFIIGLTSAAIMMMLRMRFLQRQPSSVILQRAAR; via the coding sequence GTGCAGAAGTACTTGATTGAAGCGCGTCAGTTATTAGCTCTGGCGATCCCGGTAATACTGGCGCAAATTGCCCAAACCTCGATGGGATTCGTTGATACCGTGATGGCGGGTGGCTACAGCGCCACCGACATGGCCGCGGTCGCCATCGGCACCTCTATCTGGCTGCCGGCGATTTTATTTGGACACGGCCTGCTGCTGGCGTTAACCCCTACTATTGCCCAGCTGAACGGCTCCGGGCGCCGGGAGCGTATTGCCCATCAGATCCGCCAGGGGTTCTGGCTGGCCGGTTTTGTCTCGGTGCTGATCATGATCGTCCTGTGGAACGCGGGCTATATTATTCACGCCATGCGCAATATTGATCCGGCCCTGGCGGATAAAGCCGTTGGGTATTTACGCGCCCTGCTCTGGGGGACGCCGGGTTATTTATTCTTCCAGGTAGCGCGTAACCAGTGCGAAGGTCTGGCGAAGACCAAACCGGGCATGGTGATGGGATTCATCGGGCTGCTGGTGAATATTCCGGTGAACTACGTCTTTATTTACGGTCATTTCGGCATGCCTGAGCTGGGCGGCGTCGGCTGCGGCGTGGCAACGGCAGCGGTGTACTGGGTGATGTTCTTCGGCATGCTGTCTTATGTTAAGCGCGCCCGTTCCATGCGCGATATTCGCTACGAAGCCGGTTTCAGCAAGCCGGACATGGCGGTAGTGAAACGTCTGGTACAGCTGGGTCTGCCTATCGCTCTGGCGCTGTTCTTCGAAGTGACGCTGTTTGCGGTAGTGGCGCTGCTGGTCTCCCCGCTGGGGATTGTCGACGTGGCCGGTCACCAGATCGCCCTTAACTTCAGCTCCCTGATGTTCGTACTGCCGCTGTCGCTGGCCGCCTCCGTGACCATTCGCGTCGGGTATCGCCTCGGCCAGGGCTCAACCCTGGATGCGCAAACCGCCGCCCGCACCGGGATTGGCGTCGGGGTGTGCATGGCGGTGTGCACCGCACTGTTCACCGTCACGCTGCGGGAGCAGATCGCCCTGCTCTATAACGATAATCCGGAAGTGGTGATCCTTGCCTCCCAGCTGATGCTGCTGGCGGCGATATATCAGATCTCCGACTCCATTCAGGTGATCGGCAGCGGCGTGTTGCGTGGCTATAAAGATACCCGCTCGATCTTCTTTATCACTTTTATCGCCTACTGGGTGCTGGGGCTGCCGAGCGGTTATATTCTGGCCCTCACCGACCTGGTGGTGGATCGGATGGGGCCTGCCGGCTTCTGGATGGGCTTTATTATCGGCTTAACCTCTGCCGCAATCATGATGATGCTGCGCATGCGCTTCCTGCAGCGCCAGCCATCCAGCGTGATTTTGCAACGCGCTGCACGCTAA